From Methanococcus maripaludis, the proteins below share one genomic window:
- a CDS encoding DNA-directed DNA polymerase, with product MESLIDLDYNSDDLCIYLYLINSIIKEKDFKPYFYVNSTDKEQILEFLKDYEKKHKLDSEISKMIENIETVKKIVFDENYQEKELSKVTVKYPNNVKTVREILMEFERLYEYDIPFVRRYLIDNSVIPTSTWDFENNKKIDNKIPDFKTVSFDIEVYCNKEPNPKKDPIIMASFSSKDFNTVVSTKKFNHEKLEYVKDEKELIKRIIEILKDYDIIYTYNGDNFDFPYLKKRAESFGLELKLGKNDEKIKITKGGMNSKSYIPGRVHIDLYPIARRLLNLTKYRLENVTEALFDVKKVDVGHENIPKMWDNLDETLVEYSHQDAYYTQRIGEQFLPLEIMFSRVVNQSLYDINRMSSSQMVEYLLLKNSYKMGVIAPNRPSGKEYQKRIRSSYEGGYVKEPLKGIHEDIVSMDFLSLYPSIIMSHNLSPETIDCTCCANEENGENEEILGHKFCKKSIGIIPKTLMDLINRRKKVKKVLKEKAEKGEFDEEYQILDYEQRSIKVLANSHYGYLAFPMARWYSRDCAEITTHLGRQYIQKTIEEAENFGFKVIYADTDGFYSKWADDKEKLSKDELLEKTREFLKNINNTLPGEMELEFEGYFKRGIFVTKKKYALIDENEKITVKGLEVVRRDWSNVSKNTQKSVLNALLKEGSVENAKKVIQDTIKELKDGKVNNEDLLIHTQLTKRIEDYKTTAPHVEVAKKILKSGNRVNVGDVISYIITSGNKSISERAEILENAKNYDTNYYIENQILPPVIRLMEALGITKDELKDSKKQYTLHHFLK from the coding sequence ATGGAAAGCCTGATTGATTTGGACTACAATTCTGACGACTTGTGCATATACTTATATTTAATAAATAGTATCATAAAAGAAAAAGATTTCAAACCTTATTTTTACGTAAATTCAACGGATAAGGAACAAATCCTCGAATTTTTAAAAGATTACGAAAAAAAACATAAATTAGATAGTGAAATCAGCAAAATGATTGAAAACATCGAAACTGTTAAAAAAATAGTTTTTGATGAAAATTATCAGGAAAAAGAGCTCTCAAAAGTTACTGTAAAATACCCAAATAACGTAAAAACAGTTCGAGAAATATTGATGGAATTTGAAAGGCTCTATGAGTATGATATTCCATTTGTAAGACGTTATTTAATAGATAATAGCGTTATCCCTACGTCCACATGGGATTTTGAAAATAATAAAAAGATAGATAATAAAATTCCGGATTTTAAAACTGTTTCTTTTGATATTGAAGTTTACTGCAATAAAGAGCCAAATCCAAAAAAAGACCCAATAATAATGGCAAGTTTTAGTTCAAAAGATTTTAACACCGTAGTTTCCACCAAAAAATTCAACCACGAAAAATTAGAATATGTAAAAGATGAAAAGGAACTTATAAAACGAATTATCGAGATTTTAAAAGATTATGATATAATTTACACATATAATGGGGACAATTTTGATTTTCCATACCTTAAAAAAAGAGCTGAAAGTTTTGGGCTTGAACTAAAGCTTGGGAAAAACGATGAAAAAATAAAGATCACAAAAGGGGGAATGAATTCTAAAAGCTACATCCCCGGAAGAGTTCATATCGATTTATACCCTATTGCAAGACGGTTATTAAATTTAACAAAATACCGGCTCGAAAATGTAACCGAAGCTCTTTTTGACGTAAAAAAAGTAGACGTTGGTCATGAAAATATTCCAAAGATGTGGGATAATTTAGATGAAACACTTGTAGAATATTCACATCAGGATGCATATTATACTCAAAGAATCGGAGAACAGTTTTTACCTCTTGAAATAATGTTTTCTCGAGTTGTAAATCAGTCCCTTTATGATATAAACCGTATGAGCAGCAGTCAAATGGTAGAATATTTACTTTTAAAAAATTCTTACAAAATGGGAGTTATAGCGCCAAACAGACCTTCTGGTAAAGAATATCAAAAAAGAATCCGAAGTTCATATGAAGGGGGATATGTAAAAGAGCCATTGAAAGGAATTCATGAAGATATTGTTTCGATGGACTTTTTAAGCCTTTACCCTTCAATTATAATGAGCCACAACTTAAGCCCTGAAACAATAGACTGCACTTGTTGTGCTAACGAAGAAAATGGTGAAAATGAAGAAATATTGGGCCACAAATTCTGTAAAAAAAGTATTGGAATTATCCCAAAAACCCTCATGGATTTAATAAATAGGCGAAAAAAAGTCAAAAAAGTTTTAAAAGAAAAAGCTGAAAAAGGAGAATTTGACGAAGAATACCAGATTTTAGACTACGAACAAAGATCTATCAAAGTTCTTGCAAATTCTCACTACGGATACCTCGCATTTCCAATGGCAAGGTGGTATTCGAGAGATTGCGCAGAAATTACAACACATCTTGGAAGGCAGTATATTCAAAAAACTATTGAAGAAGCTGAAAATTTTGGATTTAAAGTAATTTATGCAGATACTGATGGATTTTATTCGAAATGGGCCGACGATAAAGAAAAGCTGTCAAAAGATGAGCTTTTAGAAAAAACCCGTGAATTTTTAAAAAATATAAATAATACTCTGCCTGGAGAAATGGAACTTGAATTTGAAGGGTATTTTAAAAGGGGAATTTTTGTAACCAAAAAGAAATACGCACTTATTGACGAAAATGAAAAAATTACGGTAAAAGGCCTTGAAGTAGTAAGGCGAGATTGGTCCAATGTTTCAAAAAATACACAAAAAAGCGTATTGAACGCACTTTTAAAAGAAGGTAGCGTTGAAAATGCAAAAAAAGTGATTCAAGATACCATTAAAGAGTTAAAGGATGGAAAAGTAAATAATGAAGATTTATTGATTCATACTCAGCTTACAAAAAGAATCGAAGACTATAAAACCACAGCCCCACATGTTGAGGTTGCAAAAAAAATATTGAAGTCAGGAAATCGGGTAAATGTTGGTGATGTTATCAGCTACATCATAACAAGCGGAAATAAATCGATTAGTGAGCGGGCGGAAATACTGGAAAATGCAAAAAATTACGATACAAATTATTATATCGAAAATCAGATTTTACCCCCCGTTATACGATTAATGGAAGCTTTAGGAATTACTAAAGACGAATTAAAAGATTCTAAAAAGCAGTACACGTTGCACCATTTTTTAAAGTGA
- a CDS encoding ribosome biogenesis/translation initiation ATPase RLI, translated as MSRLAILDYDRCQPRRCSMECMKYCPGVRMEEETIVMDENLGKPIISEELCSGCGICTKRCPFGAIRIIGLPEELTDDRIVHSYGQNRFRLYGLITPRDGVTGLLGPNGVGKSTIIKALSGEMVLNLNDLTETPDMKKVLDYFSGTELQNYFEKLKNNGIKPIHKPQYVDVLPKVVKGKVGELLKKVDEKGEFEKIITALELSNLLDRTFDQLSGGELQRVAIAAACLREGDIYYFDEPTSWLDVKQRFSAAKVIREVAEGKKVVAVEHDLIVLDYLSDYIHIMYGIPSAYGVVTHPRGTRVGINTYLDGFLKEENIRFRKSPIVFEKRPPQDSTNRPLLLDYTDISKKLGDFSLNVNGGQIYQGEVVGILGPNGIGKTTFVKALAGVISPDSGEVNGDVKVSYKPQYISSDFEGTVEDLLMSITAIHTSYYKSEIIKPLALENILDSSVKDLSGGELQRVSIAACLSQDADLYLIDEPSAFLDVEQRLTTSRVIRRMADEKEAAMFVVDHDILFQDYISDRFIVFSGNAGSSGTGSEPLQKRAGANKFLKEMGITFRRDPDTGRPRVNKEGSQRDVYQKEIGEYYYLDE; from the coding sequence ATGTCGCGACTGGCGATTTTAGATTATGATAGATGTCAACCAAGACGATGTTCGATGGAATGCATGAAGTACTGTCCTGGAGTCAGGATGGAAGAAGAAACAATAGTAATGGATGAAAATTTAGGAAAACCAATAATTTCCGAGGAACTTTGTAGCGGATGCGGTATCTGTACAAAAAGATGTCCATTTGGAGCGATAAGAATTATCGGGCTTCCTGAAGAGTTAACGGATGACAGGATTGTTCATTCGTACGGTCAAAACCGGTTTAGATTGTATGGATTAATTACTCCAAGAGATGGAGTAACTGGGCTTTTGGGTCCAAACGGTGTTGGAAAATCAACAATAATTAAAGCTTTAAGCGGGGAAATGGTATTAAATTTAAATGATTTAACAGAAACTCCTGACATGAAAAAAGTTTTAGACTATTTTTCAGGAACCGAACTTCAAAATTACTTTGAAAAATTGAAAAACAATGGGATAAAACCAATTCACAAACCTCAATACGTTGATGTTTTACCAAAAGTTGTAAAAGGAAAAGTTGGGGAACTTCTCAAAAAAGTAGATGAAAAAGGAGAATTTGAAAAAATTATAACTGCCCTTGAACTTTCGAATCTTTTGGATAGGACTTTTGACCAGCTTTCAGGCGGGGAACTTCAAAGAGTTGCAATTGCAGCAGCATGCCTTAGAGAAGGTGACATTTATTATTTTGATGAGCCTACGTCCTGGTTAGATGTAAAACAGAGATTTAGTGCGGCAAAAGTAATAAGGGAAGTTGCTGAGGGCAAAAAAGTTGTTGCAGTAGAGCACGATTTGATTGTTTTAGACTACCTTTCAGATTACATTCATATAATGTATGGTATCCCTTCAGCTTACGGGGTTGTAACTCACCCGAGAGGAACGAGAGTTGGGATAAACACGTACCTTGATGGTTTCTTAAAAGAAGAAAACATAAGATTTAGAAAAAGCCCGATAGTATTTGAAAAAAGACCTCCACAAGACAGCACCAATAGGCCTTTACTTTTGGATTATACGGATATTTCAAAGAAACTTGGGGATTTCAGCTTAAATGTCAATGGCGGTCAAATCTATCAGGGGGAAGTTGTAGGAATTTTAGGGCCAAATGGTATTGGAAAGACTACATTTGTAAAAGCACTTGCAGGAGTAATTTCGCCAGATTCAGGAGAAGTTAATGGAGATGTTAAAGTTTCATATAAACCGCAGTACATTTCATCAGATTTTGAAGGAACGGTTGAAGATTTATTAATGTCAATTACTGCAATTCATACTTCCTACTACAAATCAGAGATAATAAAACCGCTTGCACTTGAAAACATACTTGATTCATCAGTAAAAGACCTTTCAGGCGGGGAACTCCAAAGAGTCTCAATTGCAGCGTGTTTAAGTCAGGATGCAGATCTTTATTTAATAGATGAGCCTTCTGCATTTTTGGATGTTGAGCAGAGATTGACTACATCAAGGGTAATTAGAAGAATGGCTGATGAAAAAGAAGCAGCAATGTTTGTAGTTGACCACGATATTTTATTCCAGGATTACATTTCTGATAGATTTATCGTATTCAGCGGAAATGCAGGATCAAGCGGAACTGGTTCAGAGCCATTACAAAAACGAGCTGGTGCAAAC
- a CDS encoding PHP domain-containing protein — protein MIKIDMHVHTNTSRCSMNFLEMLKKMCSRKHILPIITDHNAMTKVDFGIPGEEISTEKGEFCGLFLTEEIQEKNIFEAVDQVKEQGGLIYLPHPFDWRRRRSLCKYGELENPEFIKNVDIVEVYNSRCVEQRPNDEAYSFAETNNLLMGVGSDAHFPWEVGNAYLNVEDFDLDNPKEFLKVLKKADKNGFYCKRSHPSNMLVCSKLSKRIKKLI, from the coding sequence ATGATAAAAATTGACATGCACGTACACACAAACACGTCCAGATGCTCCATGAACTTTTTGGAAATGTTAAAAAAGATGTGCAGTAGAAAACATATTTTGCCGATAATTACTGATCACAATGCCATGACTAAAGTCGACTTCGGAATACCTGGAGAAGAGATTTCAACAGAAAAAGGAGAATTTTGTGGACTCTTTTTAACTGAAGAAATTCAGGAAAAAAACATATTCGAAGCTGTCGACCAGGTAAAAGAACAGGGCGGGCTTATTTATCTGCCCCACCCATTTGACTGGAGAAGAAGGAGGTCTCTTTGTAAATATGGGGAACTTGAAAATCCAGAGTTTATAAAAAATGTGGATATAGTCGAAGTATATAACAGCCGGTGTGTCGAGCAAAGACCAAATGATGAAGCATACTCTTTTGCAGAAACTAACAACCTCTTGATGGGTGTTGGAAGTGATGCGCATTTCCCATGGGAAGTAGGCAATGCATATTTGAATGTTGAAGATTTTGATTTAGATAATCCAAAAGAATTTTTAAAAGTTCTAAAAAAAGCCGATAAAAATGGGTTTTACTGCAAAAGGTCACACCCAAGCAACATGCTTGTATGCAGTAAACTCTCAAAAAGAATTAAAAAACTAATCTGA
- a CDS encoding gamma-glutamylcyclotransferase family protein: MEYFNIFAYGELMKENVNLELIGRIPEKNSGKIYNFEKFFDEKIGYWGVRIKENSYVNGVILFNITSDELEIFDDYEDEGIYYSKNKTICRDLNGNNYESYVYVRLE; the protein is encoded by the coding sequence ATGGAATATTTTAATATTTTTGCGTATGGAGAATTGATGAAAGAAAACGTAAATCTCGAATTAATAGGGAGAATCCCCGAAAAAAATTCTGGAAAAATATATAATTTTGAAAAATTTTTTGATGAAAAAATAGGATACTGGGGAGTGAGAATAAAAGAAAATTCCTATGTGAATGGAGTCATTCTTTTTAATATCACTTCAGACGAACTGGAAATTTTTGACGATTATGAAGATGAAGGGATATATTACTCAAAAAATAAAACTATTTGCCGTGATTTAAATGGAAATAATTATGAATCATACGTTTACGTAAGATTGGAGTGA
- a CDS encoding RNA ligase → MDKTYFSEDILNFEEFIIDASKKLNIDEDSLKSGFKRKLITKYEYNGEKYLCFKKKLKHIERGTILFLNDNLDFIIGYPKIRRAMVLESSVKKYFNGKIAVEEKLDGYNIRIVKMHDEIIAITRGGKICPFTTKKVKKYINTKFLDDFPELMLCGEMVGLNNPYVNHYYPEADKTYENLGFYIFDVRNKETNLALSIYEKEKILDEYNIPYVKPIKIIDSRDIDELWDILDDLNENHREGVVLKDPEMIKNPIKYTTHSTQCGDLSIAFSYVYDLGIDFMFSRLVREGYQSFEKCESEEERKKRAHDLGESILLPMVETINEISKESVAKECFELYFDSEAEFNEFINYLKTMHINFTVESREYIKKDIFKAKINRIYNSTSDKIKSHLDGNLW, encoded by the coding sequence ATGGACAAAACTTATTTTTCAGAAGATATTTTAAATTTTGAAGAATTCATTATAGATGCGTCTAAAAAATTAAATATTGATGAGGATAGTCTGAAAAGCGGATTTAAAAGAAAATTAATCACTAAATATGAGTATAACGGGGAAAAATACCTTTGTTTTAAAAAAAAGTTGAAACATATTGAAAGAGGGACAATCCTTTTTTTAAACGATAATTTAGATTTTATTATTGGGTATCCAAAAATAAGACGTGCAATGGTGCTTGAATCATCTGTTAAAAAATATTTTAACGGAAAAATTGCAGTAGAAGAAAAATTAGATGGCTACAACATACGAATCGTGAAAATGCACGATGAAATCATTGCAATTACTCGCGGAGGAAAAATCTGTCCATTTACAACTAAAAAAGTAAAAAAATATATTAATACAAAATTTTTAGACGATTTTCCAGAATTAATGCTCTGTGGTGAAATGGTCGGATTAAATAATCCTTACGTGAATCACTACTATCCTGAAGCAGACAAGACTTATGAAAACCTCGGTTTTTATATTTTTGATGTAAGAAATAAAGAAACTAACCTTGCTCTTTCGATATATGAAAAAGAAAAAATTTTGGATGAATATAATATTCCTTACGTAAAACCGATAAAAATCATCGATAGTAGAGACATTGATGAATTATGGGATATTTTAGACGATTTAAACGAAAATCATAGAGAAGGCGTAGTTTTAAAAGACCCTGAAATGATAAAAAATCCGATAAAATACACCACCCACAGTACGCAGTGTGGAGATCTTTCAATCGCATTTAGCTACGTTTACGACCTTGGAATTGATTTTATGTTCAGCCGACTTGTAAGGGAAGGTTATCAGTCTTTTGAAAAATGCGAAAGCGAAGAAGAAAGAAAAAAAAGAGCACATGATCTTGGAGAATCAATTTTACTCCCCATGGTTGAAACCATAAATGAAATTTCAAAAGAATCAGTTGCAAAAGAATGTTTTGAGCTTTATTTTGATTCGGAAGCAGAATTTAACGAATTTATAAACTACCTTAAAACTATGCATATTAATTTTACCGTTGAAAGCAGGGAGTATATTAAAAAAGATATATTTAAGGCCAAAATAAATAGAATCTATAATTCAACGTCAGATAAGATTAAAAGTCACCTTGACGGCAATTTATGGTAA
- the hacB gene encoding homoaconitase small subunit: protein MKITGKVHLFGDDIDTDAIIPGAYLKTTDEYELASHCMAGIDENFPKMVKDGDFLVAGENFGCGSSREQAPIAIKYCGIKAIIVESFARIFYRNCINLGVFPIECKGISKHVKDGDVIELDLEEKKVILKDTVLDCNLPTGTAKDIMDEGGLINYAKKQKN from the coding sequence ATGAAAATAACTGGTAAGGTGCACTTATTTGGGGACGACATCGATACTGATGCGATAATTCCCGGAGCTTATTTAAAAACGACGGATGAATACGAGCTTGCATCGCACTGTATGGCAGGAATTGACGAAAATTTTCCAAAAATGGTCAAAGATGGTGACTTTTTAGTTGCAGGTGAAAACTTTGGATGTGGAAGTTCAAGGGAACAGGCTCCAATTGCCATAAAATACTGCGGAATCAAGGCAATAATTGTCGAGAGTTTTGCAAGGATATTTTACAGAAACTGCATAAATTTAGGAGTATTTCCAATTGAATGTAAAGGAATATCAAAACACGTCAAAGATGGGGATGTAATAGAATTAGATCTCGAAGAAAAAAAAGTTATCCTAAAAGACACTGTTCTTGACTGCAATCTTCCGACAGGAACTGCAAAAGATATAATGGATGAAGGCGGGCTTATAAATTACGCAAAGAAACAAAAAAATTAA
- a CDS encoding amidohydrolase — MILIKNASFYIDNNLNVHENCDILIEKVENETKLTSGKNLIEKLNLNQNDLKIISGEKKCAMTGLYNAHTHIPMTLLRGIADDMILQNWLNQKIWPNEAKLTKNDVYYGSLLGCLEMLRFGVTSFNEMYFFSEEILKATKEIGLNAQVSYPIIDFGTPEEQSIDKLLTSAESFVKNNAGEKNIKVGIAPHAPYTCSEETYQKCSEISNDYNVNMHTHVSETRYEVVELENKIGMRPVEYLEKIGVLNEKLHAAHCVWITKDEAKKLAKNNVKVLHCPTSNMKLASGGVMPLFELLEYGADISVGTDGPASNNNLDIFKEMKMTSLLHKAHRWDPTVAGIDTVLKMGINSKSIGIKNNDIILIDLDSAHLRPFNNIKSNIVYSAFGNDVDTVIVGGNILLENKKYKFSETFISNIYKNIQKITEKFE, encoded by the coding sequence ATGATATTGATAAAAAATGCGTCGTTTTATATAGATAATAATTTAAATGTTCATGAAAATTGCGACATTTTAATTGAAAAAGTTGAAAATGAAACAAAACTAACTTCTGGAAAAAACCTCATTGAAAAATTAAATTTAAATCAAAATGACTTAAAAATTATTTCTGGAGAAAAAAAATGTGCAATGACTGGGCTTTATAACGCACACACCCACATTCCAATGACTCTTTTGAGGGGAATTGCTGACGACATGATTCTTCAAAACTGGTTAAATCAAAAGATATGGCCAAATGAAGCGAAATTAACTAAAAATGATGTTTACTACGGTTCACTTTTAGGATGCCTTGAAATGCTTCGTTTTGGAGTTACATCATTTAATGAAATGTACTTTTTTTCTGAAGAAATATTGAAAGCTACAAAAGAAATTGGACTGAATGCGCAAGTATCTTATCCAATTATAGATTTTGGAACTCCTGAAGAACAAAGTATAGATAAACTGTTAACTTCTGCTGAATCTTTTGTTAAAAATAATGCTGGTGAAAAAAATATAAAAGTAGGGATTGCACCTCACGCACCATACACGTGTTCAGAAGAAACCTATCAAAAATGCAGTGAAATTTCAAACGATTACAATGTAAATATGCACACACACGTCTCTGAAACTCGATATGAAGTAGTTGAACTTGAAAATAAAATTGGAATGCGCCCCGTAGAATATCTTGAAAAAATCGGAGTTTTGAATGAAAAATTGCATGCTGCACACTGCGTATGGATTACAAAAGACGAAGCTAAAAAACTTGCAAAAAATAATGTTAAAGTTCTGCACTGCCCAACGAGCAACATGAAACTTGCAAGTGGTGGAGTAATGCCACTTTTCGAACTTTTAGAATATGGTGCAGATATTTCAGTTGGAACTGATGGGCCTGCAAGCAATAATAATCTTGATATCTTTAAAGAAATGAAAATGACTTCCCTTTTACATAAAGCACACCGGTGGGATCCAACCGTTGCCGGTATCGATACGGTTTTAAAAATGGGAATTAATAGTAAAAGTATTGGAATAAAAAATAACGATATTATTTTGATTGACCTTGATTCGGCACATTTAAGACCATTTAATAATATAAAATCAAATATTGTATATTCTGCGTTTGGAAACGATGTTGACACCGTAATAGTCGGTGGAAATATATTACTCGAAAACAAAAAATATAAATTCTCCGAAACATTCATAAGTAATATCTACAAAAATATACAGAAAATAACGGAAAAATTCGAGTAA